In the Oryzias latipes chromosome 9, ASM223467v1 genome, one interval contains:
- the ppm1f gene encoding protein phosphatase 1F, with amino-acid sequence MEDKARLFLQKFVQEFPAALEKDQPLPASPQSRRVSEEELPGESLELGLRLLSSRDAPTGLSALLCRAAMTRLLADDLSPFHCSREAEPDNGEEEVLLQSEAVQRVFINKMIEVALEWNQDLPPLPPPTFQCCVHAIKNGRRKMEDKHVLLSEFNQLFGVEDGVQRAFYAVFDGHGGVDAATFAATHLHVNLSRQGALQSSPGPALKAAFKRTDDMFRSKAQRERLRSGSTGVVVLIHDQELTVAWLGDSQALLVREGQEVVLMEPHKPEREDEKQRIEDLGGCVTYMGCWRVNGTYAVSRAIGDFDQKPYVSSDADSSTVRLQGNEDYVLLACDGFFDAVQPSEVPQLVMGALQGLPLPEEASEAQPDGGTGQTVAQKLVAHAKEAGSSDNITVLLVFLRPLPDLGCATGGRCASPQSSAEAAPLRGEAET; translated from the exons ATGGAGGACAAGGCCCGCCTCTTCCTGCAAAAGTTTGTGCAGGAGTTCCCAGCGGCTCTGGAGAAGGACCAACCGCTGCCCGCCAGCCCCCAGAGCCGCCGGGTGTCTGAGGAGGAGCTGCCGGGGGAGAGCCTGGAGCTGGGGCTGAGGCTGCTTTCATCCAG GGACGCTCCTACTGGCCTCAGCGCTCTCCTGTGCCGGGCCGCCATGACCCGGCTGCTTGCAGACGACCTCTCACCTTTCCACTGCAGCCGAGAGGCGGAGCCTGACAACGGCGAGGAGGAAGTCC TTCTTCAGTCTGAGGCTGTGCAGCGAGTCTTCATCAACAAGATGATTGAGGTGGCGTTGGAGTGGAACCAAGACCTGccccctctgcccccccccacatTCCAGTGCTGCGTTCACGCCATCAAGAACgggaggaggaagatggaggACAAGCACGTGCTTTTGTCCGAGTTCAATCAGCTGTTTGGCGTGGAG GACGGTGTGCAGCGCGCCTTCTACGCTGTGTTTGACGGCCACGGCGGGGTGGACGCCGCCACCTTTGCTGCCACTCACCTGCATGTCAACCTTAGCCGGCAGGGGGCGCTACAGAGCAGCCCGGGCCCGGCTCTGAAAGCTGCCTTCAAACGCACAGACGACATGTTCAGGAGCAAAGCCCAGAGAGAG CGCCTACGGAGCGGCAGTACCGGCGTGGTGGTTCTGATCCATGACCAGGAGCTGACTGTGGCCTGGCTCGGAGACTCTCAGGCCCTGTTGGTCAGGGAGGGGCAGGAGGTGGTGCTGATGGAGCCCCACAAACCAGAGAGGGAG gatgAGAAGCAGAGGATCGAGGACCTGGGTGGATGCGTCACCTACATGGGCTGCTGGCGCGTAAACGGCACCTACGCAGTCTCCAGAGCCATAG GTGACTTTGACCAGAAGCCCTACGTGTCTTCAGACGCCGACTCCTCCACGGTGCGGCTGCAGGGCAACGAGGACTACGTGCTGCTGGCCTGCGACGGCTTTTTTGATGCAGTCCAACCTTCGGAGGTCCCCCAGCTGGTGATGGGGGCCCTGCAGGGGCTGCCCCTCCCCGAGGAGGCATCTGAAGCTCAGCCTGACGGTGGGACGGGACAGACCGTTGCTCAGAAGCTGGTCGCTCACGCCAAAGAGGCCGGATCGAGCGACAACATCACCGTCCTGCTGGTGTTCCTGCGTCCACTGCCGGATCTGGGCTGCGCCACCGGGGGGCGCTGCGCCTCGCCGCAGTCTTCTGCAGAGGCAGCACCCTTACGCGGGGAGGCAGAGACCTGA